In the Theobroma cacao cultivar B97-61/B2 chromosome 1, Criollo_cocoa_genome_V2, whole genome shotgun sequence genome, one interval contains:
- the LOC18611189 gene encoding UPF0481 protein At3g47200: MVAVFNKELLSWYLITLKLRETVESGIPRSSTGTTKSLELPEENDQQLQKQQHVPSGSLQVPINEDGENCEEAASSPEPEWIISIKEKLEQARQDDSAGSWEKLSIYRVPHYLREGDIKAYVPQIVSVGPYHHGKRRLRQMDQHKWRSLHRVLKRTNQELQLYLDSMKELEERARACYEGTITLSSNEFVEMLVLDGCFVLELFQGAAVGFQRLGYARNDPVFAMRGSMHAIHRDMIMLENQLSLFVLDMLLGIQLGEPDQKGKVAKLAIRFFDPLMPTDEPLTKSDMNRFGSSLGHTNIFDPFSDLGGLHCLDVFRRSLLSSGPKPVPRIWLKKRPNAIRVADKRRQQLIHCVSELREAGIKFKKRKTDRFWDIKFKNGILRIPRLLIHDGTKSLFLNLIAFEQCHLDCSNDITSYVIFMDNLINSHEDVGYLHYFGIIEHWLGSDAEVADLFNRLCQEVVFDINNSYLSQLSEDVNRYYNHRWNAWRATLKHRYFNNPWAIISFFAACILLVLTFAQTFYGVYGYYRPRS, translated from the coding sequence ATGGTAGCTGTATTCAACAAAGAGCTCCTGAGTTGGTACCTAATCACCCTCAAACTCAGGGAAACTGTGGAATCTGGAATTCCTAGATCATCTACAGGTACCACCAAATCCCTTGAGTTACCAGAAGAAAATGATCAGCAGCTGCAGAAACAACAGCATGTTCCTTCTGGTTCCCTGCAGGTTCCTATCAACGAGGATGGTGAAAACTGTGAAGAGGCAGCCAGTTCACCAGAGCCTGAGTGGATTATATCCATCAAAGAAAAGCTAGAGCAGGCAAGGCAAGATGATTCAGCAGGTTCGTGGGAAAAGTTGAGCATCTATAGAGTTCCTCACTACCTAAGAGAAGGTGATATTAAAGCTTATGTCCCCCAAATTGTCTCCGTGGGACCTTACCATCATGGCAAGAGACGCCTACGCCAAATGGATCAGCACAAGTGGCGTTCTCTTCACCGTGTCCTAAAGCGTACTAATCAGGAACTACAGCTGTATCTTGATTCCATGAAGGAACTTGAAGAAAGAGCTCGTGCCTGTTATGAAGGAACCATCACTCTTAGTAGCAATGAATTTGTGGAAATGTTGGTTCTTGATGGCTGCTTTGTGCTTGAACTCTTTCAAGGAGCTGCTGTAGGATTCCAACGTCTTGGCTATGCTAGAAATGATCCTGTTTTTGCAATGCGCGGCTCGATGCATGCTATTCATAGAGACATGATAATGTTAGAGAACCAGCTTTCACTCTTTGTTCTTGATATGCTGCTGGGGATTCAGCTTGGTGAACCTGACCAGAAGGGAAAGGTTGCCAAGTTAGCAATCAGATTCTTTGACCCTCTAATGCCAACAGATGAGCCATTAACAAAGAGTGACATGAACAGATTTGGATCCTCTCTGGGGCATACAAACATCTTCGACCCTTTTTCTGATCTGGGTGGCCTTCATTGCCTTGATGTTTTCAGAAGAAGTCTGTTAAGCTCTGGTCCCAAACCTGTACCTAGAATCTGGCTCAAGAAAAGGCCAAATGCTATTCGTGTTGCTGATAAGCGAAGGCAACAACTAATTCATTGTGTATCAGAGCTCAGAGAGGCTGGTATTAAGTTCAAGAAAAGGAAGACTGATCGCTTCTGGGACATTAAGTTTAAGAACGGGATTCTTCGCATTCCTCGCCTCTTGATTCATGATGGAACTAAGTCCCTTTTCCTCAATCTGATTGCATTTGAGCAGTGTCATCTTGATTGCAGCAATGATATTACTTCCTATGTGATATTCATGGATAACTTGATCAACTCACATGAAGATGTGGGATACCTCCATTACTTTGGTATTATTGAGCACTGGCTTGGCAGTGATGCAGAAGTAGCTGACCTTTTCAACCGCCTCTGTCAAGAGGTTGTTTTTGATATCAATAACAGTTATCTTTCCCAATTGTCTGAAGACGTGAACAGATATTACAATCACAGGTGGAATGCTTGGCGTGCAACCTTGAAACACAGATACTTCAACAATCCTTGGGCCATCATCTCATTTTTTGCCGCTTGCATCTTGCTGGTGCTTACTTTTGCACAGACCTTTTATGGAGTTTATGGATATTATAGGCCAAGGTCTTGA
- the LOC18611190 gene encoding protein RER1A, translating to METRPTGAALGGDDLSQSSRATAISRWTFEVSRRYQHVLDKTVPHILNRWIGCLAVALIYAVRVYFVQGFYIITYGLGIYLLNLLIGFLSPQVDPEMQDGPTLPTRGSDEFRPFVRRLPEFKFWYSITKAFCISFVMTFFSVFDVPVFWPILLFYWLMLFILTMKKQILHMIKYKYVPFSFGKQRYDGKKSSSTENMNLPRD from the exons ATGGAGACCAGACCAACCGGCGCTGCCCTGGGTGGTGACGATCTATCCCAGTCGTCACGTGCAACTGCCATATCGCGGTGGACCTTCGAGGTATCGCGGCGGTACCAGCACGTCCTCGATAAGACGGTCCCGCACATTCTCAACCGTTGGATCGGATGTCTCGCCGTGGCGTTGATCTACGCTGTACGCGTATATTTTGTCCAGGGCTTCTACATCATCACCTACGGCCTCGGCATCTACTTGTTGAATCTCCTTATCGGGTTCCTTTCTCCTCAGGTGGACCCCGAGATGCAGGATGGCCCCACGCTCCCCACGCGTGGATCCGATGAGTTTCGCCCTTTCGTCCGCCGACTCCCCGAGTTCAAATTCTG GTACTCTATTACGAAGGCCTTCTGCATTTCTTTTGTGATGACATTCTTCAGTGTGTTTGATGTGCCTGTCTTTTGGCCAATACTCCTTTTCTACTGGTTAATGTTATTCATCCTAACCATGAAGAAACAGATACTACACATGATCAAATACAAATATGTTCCTTTCTCGTTTGGGAAACAG CGATATGATGGCAAGAAGTCCTCTTCAACAGAAAACATGAACCTTCCTAGGGATTAA